One Pseudoliparis swirei isolate HS2019 ecotype Mariana Trench chromosome 4, NWPU_hadal_v1, whole genome shotgun sequence genomic window carries:
- the LOC130192579 gene encoding ubiquitin-conjugating enzyme E2 Q2-like isoform X2, which yields MSVSGLKAELKFLESIFDPNHERFRIIDWKPDELSCQFNVTGEKLLIIHCNITESYPSTPPIWFVDSDDPSLAQVLERLEDVRKGSTLLLQQLKKLICDLCRLYNLPQHPDVEMLDQPLPAGPVGQDRKHGTEEVTSEEEEDEEMGEDIEDLDHYEMKEEEPVDGKKSEDDGIEKENLAILEKIRKNQRQDHLNGAVSGSVQASDRLMKELREIYRSQSYKTGIYSVELVNDSLYEWHVKLRTVDPDSPLHSDLQVLKEKEGMDYILLNFSYKDNFPFDPPFVRVVSPVLSGGYVLGGGALCMELLTKQGWSSAYSIESVIMQINATLVKGKARVQFGANKNQYNLARAQQSYKSLVQIHEKNGWYTPPKEDG from the exons ATGTCGGTGTCGGGGCTGAAGGCCGAACTGAAGTTTTTGGAGTCCATTTTTGATCCGAACCACGAACGTTTCAGGATAATCGACTGGAAACCCGACGAGCTGAGCTGCCAGTTCAACGTGACCGGGGAAAAGCTGTTAATTATCCACTGTAATATCACG gaATCGTATCCATCTACGCCGCCAATATGGTTCGTGGACTCTGATGACCCGAGCCTGGCGCAAGTTTTGGAGAGGTTGGAGGATGTGAGAAAAGGCAGCACCCTG cTCCTGCAGCAGTTGAAGAAGCTTATTTGTGATCTTTGTCGGCTGTACAACCTTCCTCAACATCCAGATGTGGAGATGCTGGACCAGCCCCTGCCCGCAGGTCCTGTAGGACAAGACCGGAAG catgggacagaggaggtcacatctgaagaagaggaggatgaggagatggGAGAG GACATCGAGGATCTGGACCACTATgaaatgaaagaggaggagcccgtGGATGGAAAGAAGTCCGAGGACGACGGCATCGAGAAGGAGAACTTGGCCATCCTTGAGAAAATCCGAAAGAACCAGAGGCAGGACCACTTAAAT GGAGCCGTGTCTGGTTCAGTGCAGGCCTCCGACCGCCTGATGAAGGAGCTGAGGGAGATCTACAGGTCTCAGAGTTACAAGACAG GCATCTATTCAGTGGAGCTCGTTAACGACAGCCTGTACGAATGGCACGTCAAGCTGAGGAC GGTGGATCCAGATAGCCCGCTGCACAGCGACCTACAAGTCctgaaggaaaaggaaggaatGGATTACATTTTACTCAACTTCTCATATAAA GATAATTTCCCCTTCGATCCACCGTTTGTCCGGGTGGTTTCGCCCGTGCTTTCCGGAGG TTATGTTCTTGGAGGAGGTGCCCTGTGCATGGAACTTCTCACCAAACAg GGTTGGAGCAGTGCCTATTCCATTGAGTCTGTCATCATGCAGATCAATGCCACTTTAGTCAAAGGAAAAGCCAGAGTGCAGTTTGGAGCCAACAAG AACCAGTACAATCTCGCCAGAGCGCAGCAGTCCTACAAATCCCTGGTTCAGATCCACGAAAAGAACG
- the LOC130192579 gene encoding ubiquitin-conjugating enzyme E2 Q2-like isoform X1, translated as MSVSGLKAELKFLESIFDPNHERFRIIDWKPDELSCQFNVTGEKLLIIHCNITESYPSTPPIWFVDSDDPSLAQVLERLEDVRKGSTLLLQQLKKLICDLCRLYNLPQHPDVEMLDQPLPAGPVGQDRKHGTEEVTSEEEEDEEMGEDIEDLDHYEMKEEEPVDGKKSEDDGIEKENLAILEKIRKNQRQDHLNQGAVSGSVQASDRLMKELREIYRSQSYKTGIYSVELVNDSLYEWHVKLRTVDPDSPLHSDLQVLKEKEGMDYILLNFSYKDNFPFDPPFVRVVSPVLSGGYVLGGGALCMELLTKQGWSSAYSIESVIMQINATLVKGKARVQFGANKNQYNLARAQQSYKSLVQIHEKNGWYTPPKEDG; from the exons ATGTCGGTGTCGGGGCTGAAGGCCGAACTGAAGTTTTTGGAGTCCATTTTTGATCCGAACCACGAACGTTTCAGGATAATCGACTGGAAACCCGACGAGCTGAGCTGCCAGTTCAACGTGACCGGGGAAAAGCTGTTAATTATCCACTGTAATATCACG gaATCGTATCCATCTACGCCGCCAATATGGTTCGTGGACTCTGATGACCCGAGCCTGGCGCAAGTTTTGGAGAGGTTGGAGGATGTGAGAAAAGGCAGCACCCTG cTCCTGCAGCAGTTGAAGAAGCTTATTTGTGATCTTTGTCGGCTGTACAACCTTCCTCAACATCCAGATGTGGAGATGCTGGACCAGCCCCTGCCCGCAGGTCCTGTAGGACAAGACCGGAAG catgggacagaggaggtcacatctgaagaagaggaggatgaggagatggGAGAG GACATCGAGGATCTGGACCACTATgaaatgaaagaggaggagcccgtGGATGGAAAGAAGTCCGAGGACGACGGCATCGAGAAGGAGAACTTGGCCATCCTTGAGAAAATCCGAAAGAACCAGAGGCAGGACCACTTAAAT CAGGGAGCCGTGTCTGGTTCAGTGCAGGCCTCCGACCGCCTGATGAAGGAGCTGAGGGAGATCTACAGGTCTCAGAGTTACAAGACAG GCATCTATTCAGTGGAGCTCGTTAACGACAGCCTGTACGAATGGCACGTCAAGCTGAGGAC GGTGGATCCAGATAGCCCGCTGCACAGCGACCTACAAGTCctgaaggaaaaggaaggaatGGATTACATTTTACTCAACTTCTCATATAAA GATAATTTCCCCTTCGATCCACCGTTTGTCCGGGTGGTTTCGCCCGTGCTTTCCGGAGG TTATGTTCTTGGAGGAGGTGCCCTGTGCATGGAACTTCTCACCAAACAg GGTTGGAGCAGTGCCTATTCCATTGAGTCTGTCATCATGCAGATCAATGCCACTTTAGTCAAAGGAAAAGCCAGAGTGCAGTTTGGAGCCAACAAG AACCAGTACAATCTCGCCAGAGCGCAGCAGTCCTACAAATCCCTGGTTCAGATCCACGAAAAGAACG